Below is a window of Camelina sativa cultivar DH55 chromosome 11, Cs, whole genome shotgun sequence DNA.
GACTAAATAAAGTGAGCACATTTCAATTCATGTAAAACTGAAGTAGCATTATACCAAATtatgaacagaaaaaaatagtttccaTGTGAAGTAACTTACTCAGGATACTCATCAAGCAAACGCTCAACAGAATCATCCAAAGGACGACCaagcttcttctcctcttcttcttcatcttctttaagaaaaagaatggCGTGAACACGCTGCCTCATAATCCTATAATCCTTAGCAAGCCTCTCAACGGTATACACCTCAGGATTCTCTTTGTGCAATCTATACATCTCAGTCTTCTCAGAGTCTTTAAGATAAGAACCTCTAGCTCCAGGCTCTTTCACTTGCTTCAACAACACACTGATCTCCATCATTCTCTGTTTAATCCCATCAACAAAAGCCCTACCTTCCTTATTATCTTGATCAATCTCTTTGATCATATCATCATACTCATTCATTTCATTAACCAAAGCTACTTCCTTTGGACCTAACTTGCTCATTACATCTCCCGACTCAGAAGCCGTGCTATCAGAAGAAGGATTCGCCGCGTTGTTGTTCTTCTGACGACCAACTGAGACACCATCGAAATGCTCCTTGGTTAAACCAGTAGACCACATAGATTTATTGTCCCAGTCAAGATCATCAGATCCTGTACCACCAAATGACCCTCCCGTTGCAATATCCCAACCGTTATCATCGCCTCCAACTCCATCAGATCCTGATTTTGCAGAGAATGCTCGGTTCACAGCACATTGAATGAGCTTTGATGAAGCAGGAGCGTTTTCAATCAGAAACCCAGATGCTCTCGTGCTAGGGTTAAGTGTAACCGAGGAGAAACGAGAAATAAGCCTACTCAGGTTATACATTCTCTAGTGATTCCTCAAAACCCAACGTTTGAATCGCACTGAAACAAAAGCAAGAGAGAAGATCTCGTAActaaacacacataaaacaactagaaacacacaaacacacacacaaagttCGAATTTTGATTATCTGAAGATACAATAGAGTGAGATTTGTTATTACCCAAGGAAGATGAGAAGGTGGGTACTCCGATTAATCGGAATAAATGGCGTGAAGAGTGTCACGATGAAGACCCAACGGAGGCCAATAGCAACTGCGACAAAGGAAAAGGGAAGGGTTTTGAGAATTAACGAAGAGTTTGTATTTATGATTTAGCCCCCTGTATTGTCCTGGTTATTATAAATGTTACcctatagtttttattttactttttgttcCGTTCTTCAAGTCTATTGAACTTTTCCTTTGTTACAATTTAAACCCTGAAATCGATTTAGTGTTTGCGCACGTGAAATATACTTGATTATGGACTCTTACAATTGCACAAGATACTACTTACTGTGACATGTAGGAATTTGAGTTTACTCTTAATTTTGGTCCTACAGtgttaaagattttggtttgttagTGAATCTAGTGATGATGATCTTGTACGAATATGAACCATATCACAAAAGTcttaagtaaataatattaatctcAATGATCTCAACAATAAGAACATCGTTTAATCGATGATTTGGACATAATTAAATCTAAACCGatcacaaagaagaaaattgaaactctagaaattagaaaacatacacaaaataagaagaggaaaaaaacctcaaacaactaaaacaaaccTCTAAAGAAGCAAATAAAAGCTGAATCCTTTTTTTTAAGCTCCCTTCATTCCTTTCTACACAAGAAAACTTGACCTTGTTCCGGGAGAATTGCTCAACCACTATGAGATTGGCTCCTAGTATCGCctgaatcatcatcaccaccatcaacttcatcctcatcttcttctttgttaggTCCCGTGTTCATATTACCGTAACCATGATAAGGCGTTGTGAAATTGTTCATAGCTGAATTGTCGTTGTGGAAAGAAGAAGGCATTTGAGCCATTGGTCTCACTATACCACCACTACCGTAGGGTTGTTGTTTCGGCTCCTCTACTGTGGCCATCACTGGAGGAGTTGAATTCACGGTAGTTATGGTAAAAGTAGGAGGTTGTTGCTGTTGCgtttgttgtggttgtggtgcAGCATAAGCCTCTATAATTCGAGGTTTCttattctgattttgttgttcttgatgcaTCACAATGAAACTTCCCATTACCACCTGTCACAAATTATAGAAACCTTTTAGGGAATTTCTACAAAAATCCAACTCTGAATCtgtaaatatgttttatttatatactcaAGATATGTCACCTGAACAGGACCGGCTGCTATAAGCATACCAGCGAGGCCACCGCCTACGATTTTGCCATTTGGTCCGGCTAAAGAAATGCTCATCCCACCGGACCTACCTTTTGTTCCTCCGTTTTCAGTAGGCATAAAGGAACCCGACAGCGAAAGTATTTCAAATCGACCCTAAGTAANccctaagtaaaaaaaaaaaaaaaaaaaaaagactcaagaAACGCCAAGAAACCCATCAAGAACATCATAACCGGAGTTAACTTGGTTACCTCATATGTGAGAGTGCCACCTGAAGAAGTAGGCTGACGAAGAGTGACATTAGAGATGGAACCAGTTGCAGAGAGAATGCAGATAGCTCGAGATCCTTGTTGCGAATACGGCATTATCTTCATTGTTATATCCTGATATAAACCAAAAAACGAAATACTCAATACAAAGACTGATGATGACAATAATCCAATATCAAAGCTCTTCAGTTACAAGAACAGGGAGATGAATTTTATTACCTCACCGGCATTGACAGTAAACTGATGGGTCATAAAATTTGCACCCACATAGAATGAGAGCCCAGGAGGAGTAGGAGCTACTACTGCAATTAACCAATcaggtaatttaattaaaatcctaatcctcAAGCAATCAACTCAATGACACAACAATCAGTGTCCAAAAAGCGGCAACTTTAGAAACAAAATGGATTAAACCAGATAATGAAAAATCTGCTGAACAACTTAAACACCTAAGATAGGAAGAGACAGAGATTatactgtcttttttttttttttttcatttttttttaaactcaactttataattcctgtttttgtttggtcagcATCAACAGATTCGCTTTCTCTGTCTCTAACTGGTCTGATAAGTACTAAGCTTCTTCAGACAAAATCCAGTTAAGTTGGTCCCACTTCCCAACATCTCAAAATCCACACTCATCAAATTATCACTCACTCACTCGACAGATAACCCAAAACCCAGATCGGATCAGATCAGATCAGAACAGAACAGATCTTATATATAACTCACTGAAACCAATGCAAACAGTACAAAAGATTTGGACTTTTTACCTGGGGTTACATACTGAGATTTCTTGACGAACTCAACAGGCTGATGCTGCTGCTGAGCTCTGCCTTGTTTCCAGTTAGAGTGATGATAATCTCCAGACAATGGAATCGAAGATGAGATTGGAGTTGGAGACAGAGTTGGTCTTGAAAACCTAGGGTTCAGACTTCCATCTGGTGCGTACTTCCTCggtcttcctctcttcttcttcgtcggaTCTGATCCGGTCGACGCCGCTGCTGAGCCAGGAGTCATGGTGGCTGGAACAGGATCCGGAGGTGGTTGAGGAGATACCACCGTCGTGGGACTCACGAATTGGAGAAAGCTAGGGTTTTGTTGTTGGAACTCTGTTCTTGAAACCAAAGCTTCATCTCCCTTAACTGTGACGACCCCACTTGGACTTATTCCACCtttctcttccatttttttttcttattaaaccCACAAAATTCCCCTAATTTTACTCTGCTCCTCAAATTCACCAAACTCTGattcttgagaagaaaaaaagaaaaaaaaaaagcgtttttagaagatgaagaagcaaagtttttttttttgtcttctatgTAATAACCAAGAactatatgaagaaaaaaaaaagatataacaaGTTGGATTAGAGACAAGAACAGATGAAACAGCTCAAaagaatcaaagatcaaagaagagaaatttgatttttacagtttttagaTTTGCTTTTTTCCCCCAAACAATTCTGCAGCTGAAACACAACACTGTAGCAGAGAAATGCCAAAGCTTTTTTCAATGGAgattaaacttcaaaaaaaatccccaaaaaatTTACATGCAAATAtccccaccaaaaaaaaaaaatcacaaagaaaagaagataatttTTCTCTCTTAGACGAAtgaatttttagggtttttgcaaAAGGGaacctaaataaataaaaatggaaaatttcaggaaagaaaatatgataatatatagtagtaataaaaaaatatcatgtaaGACAGTTGTATTATATAATACGAATATTAAGgatttaattactttaaaaatcgatataataattactaaaatcaaagtattgattttggtttagggAAAGATCCACGTCCGTCTtggaaatttaatatttctagTTAAATAATCGGAAACACgaagaaaatattaaagtaaaatttcgaaaagaaaaggaaaattaaataaaataaaataaagaatacCAAACTTCTGACAATctcctttgtcttttttttcttccagttAAATCACTTTTGAAGTAAGGTTGACCAAATAAATTTGCTTTGAATACCTTACTTAGACCAATTTAATCTTTCTAGATTAGCtaagatttatattttatttctcatCCAAGTCTTGTATAGATGAAGTTTATTACAAAATCGAGTTTAAAGTACTTCTTCAGTTTTTAGTACAGATATTAGGACAAAAATTGACATTGTTTTTTTGTAGCAAGTACATTGGTCGGTCAAAGTCAAACTAATCTTTCCGCAACACAATCAGTGTACACACACTTGGATCTGATGATGAAATTGACAGATTACAAATGATGATCCAAGAATCCCTGTGAGACCCTCTCTCTAAATCAGCAGGTTGTTTGCAATTTCaagaatctgttttttttttttttgctcaattTTTTCAGCCATGACGTGATTGAGGAGTAGTAATAGATTTTGCTGATAGAGGCGAATCAGTTCGAGGGGTTTGAGGCGATGAGACAAATCTCTTGTTAGTTGATACTTTAAGACCCTTTTTCGCGCTTTGAGGCTTTGTAACACTTGCTTTATCTTGCTCTAATGTCACTTGACCCTGAAGTTTCTTCAGATCCTACAAATCCAACAAAGCATTGTTCTTGGTGATTATTTGGAACAACACATAGAAGATTGGATTGAAAATATCATTTGCAGGTAAAACTAATACCCTCTTTCTACGGCgttcttgttttttctcttctctgaGTTCTGTATAATCTTCTAGCATCAAAAGTAGGCGATTCTGAATGAAGAAATTTAGATTAAATGGATCAATTGAAAGtatgtaaatagaaaaaataagtAGAGAGGTAAGAAGATAAGTCCATACACCGTCAAAAAGAAACTCAGTTTCTTTCTCTGATTCCCAAATTGTAATCCTGGAAGCTAATACTTCAACCATAGCTAAGAAGAttgaaagagttttttttagttagatatAAGCATTCACACAAAGATAACAACAATGTGTTGGGATCATTTACTATATAGAAACCTGGAAGTTTATTAACAAGTGCACGAGCTTTCTCTGCGCGTTTGAGGATTTATGAGATCCTTTTCCAGCATTGTATCGGTTTTCATCCTACACAAGAATCATAATTAAGTAGCCAGCAAAATGTACTACAACTGAATCCTTTAATGATCAAAAATGAGACTCTAACCTGATTATATTCTTCAAGCCAGTTTTCTTCCTCACAAGCATTCAACCATTTCTCAGTTTTTTCAAGAATCTCTTTTCTGCTTAGAGCTTCCTCTTTCACTTTCCCAGCTCGATACTCGATTTGCTCTAGTATATACTCAGGGTTCACATCTCCTGATTCAATGGCTTTTATTACATTCTCAACCgctatatcttcttcttcgagaacAATGTGTGTTCTTCTGCATATATCTTCAAGCTCTGACCTCTTTTTAAGAACAAGTTCTTTCATTTTGCTCCACTTCAACTCCTCCAACCGACACAGCTCGTCTTTGACCTTTTAAACATTAAGCAATCCATCGGcgaaaataaaatcttagaaAAGAATTTGATTCATAGTTGTAGTGAAAAGGTTACCTCCTGAAGCAAATCTATAGAAAGACTATTAGGTTTGGTTATTTCAGAAACGGTAGCAGCTATATTACAAGAAACGTTCATGAAATTTTGTTGCTCTTCTGCTGGTGTATCCATTAAATTCCAAAACTCAAGCATCGTCATCACAAGATCTTGAAGCTGCAAAATCAATAAAAGAGCTTTATAAGAAACAAAGAGCAGAGTTTAAGTAAgatgttaaacaaaaaagtttaaaccatTAAACTGACTTCTTGCATTCTTTGTATCTTTGTCTGATGCCATTGTTTTACTGATGAAGCTAACTTGTTAAGTGTTTCATTACTTATACTTCTTGACCCTTCAGATTCTACTAAACTTGGGTGAACCTTGGTGACAGTTTCTCGGAAATTCAAACCGAGAACAGAACAAAGCGATTCGAGAGTTCTTAGATGATCTTGAATCTGTTTCACCCGGTTTCTCTGCgccaaaacatcaaataaagCATCAATTATTTACTTTtgataaacaaaatcaaagtaatGGTAAGTGTGGATATATATACCTTCAGTTCTTGAAGTGTGTAAAGCTCTCTATGTAACTCTTCAAGCTTCCTAAGAGATAAATCAGATTCATCTACCGAAAGATCGGATGAGCAAGTCTCATCAGATTCTCCATGAATCTCATGTCTTACACATCTTATATCTTCAATAACTTGAATAAACTGATTCTTCCTCTCTGATTTCCTCTTTTCCATATCTTCAAGTTTCTGAAGAATCTTTACCAGCTCTTCTTTCAAGCTTCTCCCACTTTGATCAGAATGTTGTCTCCCAATAACCGGTGGCTCTTCCATAACAGAACATATAGCAACAACTCTTGCTTCTGAATCAGCAATCTCTTGTCTTATCTTAACCCTATCTTCTTTAACCTTTTCGATTTTCTTACCATACACTTTTCTGCATTCGTCTTTGATCTCAATCaaaatcttctctctttctgtttcaGTTTCTCCAACCTCTTCCCATATAATCTACATCAgaaccaaaaacagaaactcATCCAATTTGAAATGGTTTCTTTGTTAATATTGATTAAGTAAACCCTTTTTCTTGGAATTGAAGCAATCACAAACCTCAAGTTCTTGTAGAAGAGATGCACAAGTTGATTCGATATGAGTTTTGGACATTATTATCTCCAAACTCTGCAAATACATTTAACAATATTTAACAACATTCGTTATCTTATTCAATCCTATGAAGATAGTCTTTTTTTCTCCTCAATAGatagtttctttttaatttcaccGGTTAAATCCTCAAAACGATAACAAAttacattcatttttttcagaCCACAGATGAATTTGAACATGCTATGTCAAGAATCAATGTAAATATCTGAAACCAGAAACCAtaatttcttttgaattttcatgGACAACAGATGAGACTTTTTACCTGGATTGAAGGACACAAGCCGTTTTTTTTTCCCTAGAAAAATAggatagaaattagaaaaacaaagaaaaaaacatccaaactcaaaaaaaaaaaaaaaaNNNNNNNNNNNNNNNNNNNNNNNNNNNNNNNNNNNNNNNNNNNNNNNNNNNNNNNNNNNNNNNNNNNNNNNNNNNNNNNNNNNNNNNNNNNNNNNNNNNNNNNNNNNNNNNNNNNNNNNNNNNNNNNNNNNNNNNNNNNNNNNNNNNNNNNNNNNNNNNNNNNNNNNNNNNNNNNNNNNNNNNNNNNNNNNNNNNNNNNNNNNNNNNNNNNNNNNNNNNNNNNNNNNNNNNNNNNNNNNNNNNNNNNNNNNNNNNNNNNNNNNNNNNNNNNNNNNNNNNNNNNNNNNNNNNNNNNNNNNNNNNNNNNNNNNNNNNNNNNNNNNNNNNNNNNNNNNNNNNNNNNNNNNNNNNNNNNNNNNNNNNNNNNNNNNNNNNNNNNNNNNNNNNNNNNNNNNNNNNNNNNNNNNNNNNNNNNNNNNNNNNNNNNNNNNNNNNNNNNNNNNNNNNNNNCCCCCACCCCCTAATCTTTTGATTTGTGTAATTTTCGCCCTTAAAATCAACTTTTcatctttcagtttttttttggcatcaaGGAAGGAAGCATATAAATCTcttctttaaataattatagGAGTATCCAGAATGAAAACCCAAATTAATAAACTAGTCAAATATATCTTATTTAAGTACTTACAATTATTgaaatcacacaaaaaaaaagtaatagcCTAGATACACTTTAAAAAAACTTCCAGTTACCAAGAAATTATCATAACTTAgttcataaattaattaataataatatgttctttttatttattttttgtaaacgaaaattttctatttaagatttaaaaataaagtaactAAAAATCTTGTCAAAACCAAGAAGTGAAggatgtttttaaatttctttttttgtaagattGTGTATAGTTATATTAGTAATCATCAATAAATAGATATTTTGTGTAtaatttttgtcaaacaaatacaaaatctTTAGATGAAAACATTGGTGTTTAtggtaagaagaaaaaataaatgtcgGGTCTATTTGGTGATATTCCAAAACTaaagaaccaaaatcaaaaataggTTAAAAATGTGAGCTGTAATTACACAAAGGTAATATCGATACGGCGCCAACTGAATTAGAACCGTTACCTTtaatctctctgtctctcttctcCATAGAAAAAATTAGAGCTttcatctctcatctctctctctctctctcctttgctCTAATTTTCCCAGAGATTCGAGgaggaaggaggaagaagaagaggagggagagagagagagagagagagggagaagaagaaacaaatcgcATTGATTTATGCGAAACTCTCCTACTCGATTCCTTCTTCGGATATCGGAATTTGAGTATGGTTCCGGAATCAACAAGATTTAGTTTATCTGGAGATGATTTCGAATTCGATATTGATTTCGAATTCGATGCACCTCGGTTCTACGATTTCTCTAGACCTGAGCTTTATTCCGAAACCGAAGATATCGAAACTTGGTTTCAATACTCTGGAAACTATCCTCCTTCACGTATGACACACGCAAAGACTTgcttttgttattttatgttttctcttcaattgtattgaatcttttttatgttttgtcttcAGCTTTT
It encodes the following:
- the LOC104726804 gene encoding uncharacterized protein LOC104726804, with product MYNLSRLISRFSSVTLNPSTRASGFLIENAPASSKLIQCAVNRAFSAKSGSDGVGGDDNGWDIATGGSFGGTGSDDLDWDNKSMWSTGLTKEHFDGVSVGRQKNNNAANPSSDSTASESGDVMSKLGPKEVALVNEMNEYDDMIKEIDQDNKEGRAFVDGIKQRMMEISVLLKQVKEPGARGSYLKDSEKTEMYRLHKENPEVYTVERLAKDYRIMRQRVHAILFLKEDEEEEEKKLGRPLDDSVERLLDEYPEFFISHDREFHVASLNYKPDFKVMPEGWDGTIKDMDEVHYEISKKEDDMLYEEFVRRFEFNKMKWRGEVKCHKYSRRRSSEGWNITVEKLGAKGKRGSGGGWKFMSLPDGSSRPLNEVEKIYVKRETPLRRRKILP
- the LOC104726805 gene encoding AT-hook motif nuclear-localized protein 6-like, whose protein sequence is MEEKGGISPSGVVTVKGDEALVSRTEFQQQNPSFLQFVSPTTVVSPQPPPDPVPATMTPGSAAASTGSDPTKKKRGRPRKYAPDGSLNPRFSRPTLSPTPISSSIPLSGDYHHSNWKQGRAQQQHQPVEFVKKSQYVTPVVAPTPPGLSFYVGANFMTHQFTVNAGEDITMKIMPYSQQGSRAICILSATGSISNVTLRQPTSSGGTLTYEGRFEILSLSGSFMPTENGGTKGRSGGMSISLAGPNGKIVGGGLAGMLIAAGPVQVVMGSFIVMHQEQQNQNKKPRIIEAYAAPQPQQTQQQQPPTFTITTVNSTPPVMATVEEPKQQPYGSGGIVRPMAQMPSSFHNDNSAMNNFTTPYHGYGNMNTGPNKEEDEDEVDGGDDDSGDTRSQSHSG